In the genome of Aequorivita sp. H23M31, the window CCGATCAATTCTTCCAAACTTGGCATTCTCTTCTAATTTGCGACTGAAAACGAATTCCACAATAAACCGTTTCGGATATTGCTTCTGAAGTTCAACAATTTCATCATAGAACATGGTTTCTTCCAAAGAACGATTTCCATAGACCAAAAGAAATGCACTTTGCGGCATTTCTTCCAAAGCACTTTTTATAAGGGAAAGAACAGGAGTAATTCCACTACCGGCAGCAAAGGCGGCGTAGTGTTTTAAATCTGGTTCCAAAAGAAATTTACCCGTTGGTGGCAATACCTCCAAAGTATCCCCAACTTTTAATTTCTCGTTGGCAAATCTAGAAAATGCACCCTTTTCCACTTTCTTTACCCCTACCCGTAGCTGTCCGCTTTTGGGTGAAGAAGAAATGGAGTAAGCACGACGTATTTCTTTATCGCCGTCAAAATATTTAATAGTTATATATTGCCCCGCCCGAAAGGCAAAAGTTTCCTTCAGATTATCTGGAATGTTAAAGGTAATGGAAACTGAATTTGGTGTTTCTTTTTTTACTTCAGAAATAACAAGCGCTTGAAATTCGCCCATGCCGTCAATTTTTTACAAAAGTACATAAGGTATTCAGGTAATTAAAGAAATTGAGACCTTTTTAAGAAGGTATTTTTTCAGGGTTTCCTTGAGCCAATATTAAAAAGAAACGTATTTTTACCGCTCCTTAACCGTTCTATATACTAAAAGAGAAGCTTTTAAGTTAGAATATCAGCAAAACCATGTATTTGGAAAGGAGCCGCTGCCAACCCTAATTTGGAAACTGATATGAAGATTGGCGCTAGATCGAAGATTCACAAACTCCGAAACATTTTTAAGAGATATTGAATTAAAATAATTAGATGAAGAGCATATATAAAATTACCTTCTTTCTTTTGGCTGTTATTTTCTTGGCCGCCTGTTCGCGCAAAAAGAATACTTTCTTAAGCCGCAATTACCAGGCAGTTACAACAGAATACAACACCCTTTATAATGGCGATGTTGCCTACCAGAATGGAAAACAACAATTGGCCCAAAGTTTCTACGATAATTTTTGGGAAATTCTCCCGGTAGAACGTATTTATGTTGAAGATACCGAGGCAAAAGCACCGGGAGCTTCCAAAAATGGTGACTTTAACCGTGCCGAGGAAAAAGCAGCGAAGGCTATCCAAAAACATTCCATGTACATTGATGGCCAAGAATATAATCCTCAGATAGACGAGGCTTATATGTTGTTGGGAAAGGCCCGCTATTATGACGGACGTTTTATACCAGCGCTGGACGCGTTTAACTTTATTCTGGACCGATTTCCTACCAGCAACAGTATCGATATAGCGAAGATATGGAAGGCCAAAACTAATATCCGTTTGAACAACGAGGAATTCGCAATTGAAAACTTGAAAAAAATGTTCGACCAAGCAGATTTGGAGGAGGAAGTTATTTCCGATGGCGCCGCAATGATGGCCCAGGCCTATATAAATCTGGATTCTTTGCCACAAGCCTTGGATTATATTAAACTCGCACTTGCAAATACCAAGGACAAGGAGTTATTAGGCCGCTATACTTTTATAGAAGGTCAGTTATACAATCGTTTGGAGGAGAAGGACAGTGCAAACTTGGCTTTCGATAGGGTAATTGAAATGAACCGAAAAACTTCTCGCTCCTATCTAATAAATGCCCATATAGAAAAAGCGAAGAATTTTGATTACGACCAAGGAGATCGAATTGCATTTTTGGAACTACTCCAAGATTTGGAAAAGGATAGAGAAAACCGTCCTTACCTTGATAGAATTTACAATCAAATTGGTGCGTATTACCAAAGTACCGATAGTCTGCCAGCTGCCATAAAGTACTATAACAAATCTATTAAGTCGTTTAAACAGGATCGCACTTTACAATCCAAAAACTACAACACCTTGGCAGAAATCAATTTTGACGCTGCTGAGTATAAAAATGCCGGAGCCTACTATGATAGTACGCTAACCTATCTACCAGAAAAAACCAGAGAATGGCGCCGGATTAAAAAGAAGCGTGAAAACCTTGATGATGTTATTAAATATGAAGATATCGCCATTTCGCACGACAGCATCCTGAAATTGACCAAGATGACCGAAGCTGAAAAACTCGCGTATTTTACAGATTATACCACAAAATTAAAAGAAAAAGCAGTTGCGGATTCCTTGGAAGCAGTTAAGAATGAGCGAAAAATTGCTGATAACGAATTTTATAAAAAAGACAAGAAATCATCCCCTGAAAAAGGTAGCAAATTTTATTTCTATAACCCAACGACGGTTGCTTATGGAAAAGGAGAGTTCCGAAAAATCTGGGGAGAGAGAAGGCTTGAAGATAACTGGAGACTTTCTAGCAAACAATCCTCTTTAGAATCTTTTGATCATGACGAAACAATGGAAGAAACACCAATAGCTGAAAATGAGCGTTTTGATCCTGAAACTTATATCGCGAGAATTCCAACGGACGAAAAAGTTATCGATAGTCTAACGAAAGACCGCGATATGGCTTACTATCAATTGGGACTGATTTACAAGGAAAAATTTAAAGAATATAATCTGGCCGCAAATAGGTTGGAAAAACTGCTTACTTATAACCCAGAAGACCGTTTGGTGGTACCGGCTGAATACAATCTTTACAAAATCTATGAAATTCTTGAGCGTCCTGCTGATGCGGAAAAATATAAGAATGATATAATTAATAATCATCCTGAAACCCGTTATGCGGAAATCCTTCGGAATCCAAACTCACAGTTGCCAACGGATGAATCCAGTCCTGAATTTAAGTACAAACAACTGTACAAAAAGTTTGAAGCTTCTAAATATGCCGAGGTAATTGAGCAAAGTGATGAATATATTACCATTTATAATGGCACGGAGATAGTCCCAAAACTTGAACTTCTTAAAGCAACCGCGCTGGCAAGAGAACAAGGTTTTGAAGCCTATAAGAAAGCCTTAAATTTTGTTGCTCTTAACTATCCAAATAGTGAAGAAGGAAAGCAAGCACAAGATATTTATACCAACGTTTTACCTACACTCGCATTTACTGATTTTGTTGGCGATGAAGATGACGATAACTGGAAGTTAGTCTACAAATTCAATAGCGATCAAATTGAAGACGCACAGAAGTTGAAAGACTTGCTAGATAAAGCTATTCAAGAGCTTCACTATACAAATATGACAACCTCGCTGGACTATTATACGCCTGATACGCGATTTGTTATTGTCCACGGACTCAATTCCAAGATGGGAGCTCAGGGATTGGGGGAAATACTTAAGGAACGTAAAGGATATAAAATTAAGAAACCATTTTTTGAGATTTCCAGACCTAATTATAAAATAATACAAATCCATAAAAACTTGGATAGTTATTTGAATAAAGAAGAAACACCTTAAAAAATCCTCAAAAAGGCTAATGCCGAAGAACAACCTTTAAACCAATTAAGTTATGTTTTCAGATAAGAAGAAAGAAAAGAAAAAAGATTTAGAGCCAAGCGCAACGCAGAACAGGATCAATGAGGGCACTAAATTAAAAGGCGATATTTCCTCTACTGGATTTTTTAGAATAGACGGATCGGTTGAAGGCAATGTTAAAACTCCTTCGAAGGTTGTCCTGGGAAAAATGGGCGTAATCGTTGGCACTTTAATTTGCGATAGTGCAGATATCGAAGGAAAATTTGAAGGAAACCTGCAGGTAACGGGAACTCTAACACTTCGTTCTACCGCCATAATAAATGGAGATGTAATTGTAGGTAAACTTGCCGTTGAACAAGGGGCTACTTTAAATGCTTCTTGCGTAATGCAAAATGGAACAAGTAAACCAAATACTGAAAGCCTCAACATTTCAAAAGAAAATGAGCCTAGTGGAAACTATCCCTTCGACCGACAACAACGCGTTAAAAAATCCACTTCCGAAACTCAGGAAGCGAATCGCTAGAAGTAAATAAAATGTCTGACGACGGT includes:
- the porW gene encoding type IX secretion system periplasmic lipoprotein PorW/SprE, with amino-acid sequence MKSIYKITFFLLAVIFLAACSRKKNTFLSRNYQAVTTEYNTLYNGDVAYQNGKQQLAQSFYDNFWEILPVERIYVEDTEAKAPGASKNGDFNRAEEKAAKAIQKHSMYIDGQEYNPQIDEAYMLLGKARYYDGRFIPALDAFNFILDRFPTSNSIDIAKIWKAKTNIRLNNEEFAIENLKKMFDQADLEEEVISDGAAMMAQAYINLDSLPQALDYIKLALANTKDKELLGRYTFIEGQLYNRLEEKDSANLAFDRVIEMNRKTSRSYLINAHIEKAKNFDYDQGDRIAFLELLQDLEKDRENRPYLDRIYNQIGAYYQSTDSLPAAIKYYNKSIKSFKQDRTLQSKNYNTLAEINFDAAEYKNAGAYYDSTLTYLPEKTREWRRIKKKRENLDDVIKYEDIAISHDSILKLTKMTEAEKLAYFTDYTTKLKEKAVADSLEAVKNERKIADNEFYKKDKKSSPEKGSKFYFYNPTTVAYGKGEFRKIWGERRLEDNWRLSSKQSSLESFDHDETMEETPIAENERFDPETYIARIPTDEKVIDSLTKDRDMAYYQLGLIYKEKFKEYNLAANRLEKLLTYNPEDRLVVPAEYNLYKIYEILERPADAEKYKNDIINNHPETRYAEILRNPNSQLPTDESSPEFKYKQLYKKFEASKYAEVIEQSDEYITIYNGTEIVPKLELLKATALAREQGFEAYKKALNFVALNYPNSEEGKQAQDIYTNVLPTLAFTDFVGDEDDDNWKLVYKFNSDQIEDAQKLKDLLDKAIQELHYTNMTTSLDYYTPDTRFVIVHGLNSKMGAQGLGEILKERKGYKIKKPFFEISRPNYKIIQIHKNLDSYLNKEETP
- a CDS encoding bactofilin family protein is translated as MFSDKKKEKKKDLEPSATQNRINEGTKLKGDISSTGFFRIDGSVEGNVKTPSKVVLGKMGVIVGTLICDSADIEGKFEGNLQVTGTLTLRSTAIINGDVIVGKLAVEQGATLNASCVMQNGTSKPNTESLNISKENEPSGNYPFDRQQRVKKSTSETQEANR
- a CDS encoding ferredoxin--NADP reductase produces the protein MGEFQALVISEVKKETPNSVSITFNIPDNLKETFAFRAGQYITIKYFDGDKEIRRAYSISSSPKSGQLRVGVKKVEKGAFSRFANEKLKVGDTLEVLPPTGKFLLEPDLKHYAAFAAGSGITPVLSLIKSALEEMPQSAFLLVYGNRSLEETMFYDEIVELQKQYPKRFIVEFVFSRKLEENAKFGRIDRSVVNFFLKNKYGKTSYESYYLCGPEEMIDEVSATLKHHGINSKQIHHELFSTAEKGLLVQKHDGNTSVTVILDDEEEVFDMPQTKSILEAALDQGLDAPYSCQGGICSTCIARLKEGKAEMRKNQILTEAEIADGLILTCQAHPTTPKVVVDYDDV